A genome region from Setaria italica strain Yugu1 chromosome III, Setaria_italica_v2.0, whole genome shotgun sequence includes the following:
- the LOC101756577 gene encoding serine/threonine-protein kinase SAPK5 isoform X1 yields MERYEPVREIGAGNFGVAKLMRNKETRELVAMKFIERGNRIDENVFREIVNHRSLRHPNIIRFKEVVLTPTHLAIVMEYAAGGELFERICEAGRFHEDEARYFFQQLVCGVSYCHAMQICHRDLKLENTLLDGSPAPRLKICDFGYSKSSVLHSRPKSTVGTPAYIAPEVLSRREYDGKHADVWSCGVTLYVMLVGAYPFEDPKDPKNFRKTISRIMSVQYKIPEYVHVSQNCRHLLSRIFVANPYKRITMSEIKSHPWFLKNLPRELKEEAQAAYYSRRGGGDASAGAGGSATSNNAPAATFSAQSVEDIMRIVQEAQTVPRPARPVAGYGWGAASDDEQYDDDDDAQDQEEEGEEDDYDRTVRQVHASGEFDMSKLQI; encoded by the exons atGGAGAGGTACGAGCCCGTTCGGGAGATCGGAGCGGGCAACTTCGGTGTGGCCAAGCTGATGCGCAACAAGGAGACGCGGGAGCTCGTGGCCATGAAGTTCATCGAGCGAGGGAACAGG atcGACGAGAATGTTTTCCGCGAGATCGTGAACCACCGTTCCCTTCGTCACCCCAACATCATCCGCTTCAAGGAGGTGGTCCTGACGCCGACGCACCTGGCCATCGTCATGGAGTacgctgccggcggcgagctgttCGAGCGCATCTGCGAGGCCGGCCGCTTCCACGAGGACGAGGCGCGCTACTTCTTCCAGCAGCTGGTGTGCGGGGTCAGCTACTGCCACGCCATGCAGATCTGCCACCGCGACCTCAAGCTCGAGAACACGCTGCTCGACGGCAGCCCAGCGCCGCGCCTCAAGATCTGCGACTTCGGCTACTCCAAGTCCTCCGTCCTGCACTCGCGCCCCAAGTCAACGGTCGGCACGCCGGCCTACATCGCGCCGGAGGTGCTCTCCCGCCGggagtacgacggcaagcacgCCGACGTCTGGTCCTGCGGCGTCACGCTCTACGTCATGCTCGTCGGAGCATACCCATTCGAGGATCCGAAGGACCCCAAGAACTTCCGCAAGACAATCTCG AGGATCATGTCGGTGCAGTACAAGATTCCAGAGTATGTGCACGTCTCCCAGAACTGCCGCCACCTGCTCTCCCGCATCTTCGTCGCAAACCCCTACAAG AGGATCACCATGAGCGAGATCAAGAGCCACCCCTGGTTCCTCAAGAACCTGCCGCGGGAGCTCAAGGAGGAGGCGCAGGCGGCCTACTACagccgccggggaggaggagacgccagcgccggcgccggcggcagcgccacCAGCAACAATGCCCCCGCCGCCACGTTCTCTGCGCAGAGCGTGGAGGACATCATGAGGATCGTGCAGGAGGCGCAGACGGTGCCCAGGCCGGCCAGGCCCGTCGCCGGCTACGGCTGGGGCGCCGCCTCGGACGACGAGCaatacgacgacgacgacgacgcacaagaccaggaggaggagggggaggaagatGACTACGACAGGACGGTCAGGCAGGTGCACGCCAGCGGGGAATTCGACATGAGCAAGCTCCAAATCTGA
- the LOC101756577 gene encoding serine/threonine-protein kinase SAPK5 isoform X2 yields the protein MEYAAGGELFERICEAGRFHEDEARYFFQQLVCGVSYCHAMQICHRDLKLENTLLDGSPAPRLKICDFGYSKSSVLHSRPKSTVGTPAYIAPEVLSRREYDGKHADVWSCGVTLYVMLVGAYPFEDPKDPKNFRKTISRIMSVQYKIPEYVHVSQNCRHLLSRIFVANPYKRITMSEIKSHPWFLKNLPRELKEEAQAAYYSRRGGGDASAGAGGSATSNNAPAATFSAQSVEDIMRIVQEAQTVPRPARPVAGYGWGAASDDEQYDDDDDAQDQEEEGEEDDYDRTVRQVHASGEFDMSKLQI from the exons ATGGAGTacgctgccggcggcgagctgttCGAGCGCATCTGCGAGGCCGGCCGCTTCCACGAGGACGAGGCGCGCTACTTCTTCCAGCAGCTGGTGTGCGGGGTCAGCTACTGCCACGCCATGCAGATCTGCCACCGCGACCTCAAGCTCGAGAACACGCTGCTCGACGGCAGCCCAGCGCCGCGCCTCAAGATCTGCGACTTCGGCTACTCCAAGTCCTCCGTCCTGCACTCGCGCCCCAAGTCAACGGTCGGCACGCCGGCCTACATCGCGCCGGAGGTGCTCTCCCGCCGggagtacgacggcaagcacgCCGACGTCTGGTCCTGCGGCGTCACGCTCTACGTCATGCTCGTCGGAGCATACCCATTCGAGGATCCGAAGGACCCCAAGAACTTCCGCAAGACAATCTCG AGGATCATGTCGGTGCAGTACAAGATTCCAGAGTATGTGCACGTCTCCCAGAACTGCCGCCACCTGCTCTCCCGCATCTTCGTCGCAAACCCCTACAAG AGGATCACCATGAGCGAGATCAAGAGCCACCCCTGGTTCCTCAAGAACCTGCCGCGGGAGCTCAAGGAGGAGGCGCAGGCGGCCTACTACagccgccggggaggaggagacgccagcgccggcgccggcggcagcgccacCAGCAACAATGCCCCCGCCGCCACGTTCTCTGCGCAGAGCGTGGAGGACATCATGAGGATCGTGCAGGAGGCGCAGACGGTGCCCAGGCCGGCCAGGCCCGTCGCCGGCTACGGCTGGGGCGCCGCCTCGGACGACGAGCaatacgacgacgacgacgacgcacaagaccaggaggaggagggggaggaagatGACTACGACAGGACGGTCAGGCAGGTGCACGCCAGCGGGGAATTCGACATGAGCAAGCTCCAAATCTGA